A segment of the Williamwhitmania sp. genome:
TCTTTGCGTCGCTACAGAAAGGTTTTTGATGCCTTTTTTGTAGCATATTTGCTCCGATGCGTCCATCAACTTTGTTCCAATCTTCATGCCTCGTGCTCGTTCATCAACAGCGATTAGACCAATAGAGGCAGCCGAATCCCCTTTATTTTCAATTGTCACTAACCCCTGAACTTCATTGTTTGTATTATAACCCAAAACATCAATGGAAAGGTCTCCATTCAGTGACTTTTCTATCCATGTAGTATAGAGGCGCTCAAATTCGTTGTTTATAAAGTTAGAGTCTAACTTAAATCGAGATTGCCATCCACTTTGCAAAGCCAAAGAAAGGATGGTTGGAGATATTTCCTCATGTAGCAATGAGGAAATATTGGAAACCATTTTCTTTTCAACAGGGGCCTTTTGAAATGTGACCTTAATGTCGACGGGTTGTAATTTTAATTGATTTGCCAGCCTTAGCAAAGCGTGGTTGGAGGGGTTAACAAACCAATATATCAGCTTCGTTCCCTTTTCGTGCTCCTCCTTTATTAGATTTAATATTGAATCATGCGAGATGGCATCGTCATCTAATTTACCAATAGGATATCCAAAAAAAGAAGAGTCCCATTCTAATTTAGTATATTGAATGGGTCTCATTATAAGGATCCAACTTTTTCATCAATGAAATAAAGGGGTCTATCTTTTACCTCATCAAATATTTTGCCTACATACAGTCCTAGAAAGCCAAGGTTTGCAAGAATTAACCCTCCAATAAAAAACATTGATACCATAAGACTTGTCCAGCCCTCAATGGGAACTCCTAGTGCTAATTTTTTGAAAATGAGATAGATGCCGAAAATAAATGAGAGAAAAGCAAATATGAGACCAATTTTTATTGACAATCGGAGGGGCCTATTGCTTTGTGATATAATGCTATCAATGGCAAAATTGATTAACTTCCTAATGGTGTAGGCTGATTCTCCTTCCTTACGTGCAGCATGTTCAATGTCAACATATCCAATTTTGTATCCAACCCATTTCACAAATAGGGGAAAGGATCGACTCTGCTCTCGAAGAGATATTACCGAGTTGATAACCTTTCTGTTACAAATGCTATAGTTAGCAATTGTGCTATCAAAATCACTTTCTGCCAGATAATTGTATGCTTTATAGAATGTTTTGCTTGATATCCTTTTCAAAAAACTATCGTGACGATTGTATCTGCGGCCAAACACCACGTCATAGCCCTCCTGTGCTTTAGCATAAAGCTTAGCTAATTCTTCGGGCTGATCTTGTAAGTCACAGTCCATAACTACAACCCATTCGCCCTTTGTGTGATCCAGTCCAGCCGTTATAGCTTTGTGCTGGCCGAAATTTCTTGAGAGGCTAATTCCCTTTACTCTTTGGTCAAGCTTTGAAATCTCAACAATGGTATCCCATGGATTATCTGGACTTTTGTCATTTACCAGTATTATTTCAAAGTCTTCAGTAATTGATACCAGTGAATTTTTAAGGCGAA
Coding sequences within it:
- a CDS encoding GNAT family N-acetyltransferase, with product MRPIQYTKLEWDSSFFGYPIGKLDDDAISHDSILNLIKEEHEKGTKLIYWFVNPSNHALLRLANQLKLQPVDIKVTFQKAPVEKKMVSNISSLLHEEISPTILSLALQSGWQSRFKLDSNFINNEFERLYTTWIEKSLNGDLSIDVLGYNTNNEVQGLVTIENKGDSAASIGLIAVDERARGMKIGTKLMDASEQICYKKGIKNLSVATQRSNKQACNFYESLGYTLSDEVNIYHIWLKQ
- a CDS encoding glycosyltransferase family 2 protein codes for the protein MVHISVVIPVYGCKTTLLELFFRLKNSLVSITEDFEIILVNDKSPDNPWDTIVEISKLDQRVKGISLSRNFGQHKAITAGLDHTKGEWVVVMDCDLQDQPEELAKLYAKAQEGYDVVFGRRYNRHDSFLKRISSKTFYKAYNYLAESDFDSTIANYSICNRKVINSVISLREQSRSFPLFVKWVGYKIGYVDIEHAARKEGESAYTIRKLINFAIDSIISQSNRPLRLSIKIGLIFAFLSFIFGIYLIFKKLALGVPIEGWTSLMVSMFFIGGLILANLGFLGLYVGKIFDEVKDRPLYFIDEKVGSL